The following proteins are encoded in a genomic region of Amycolatopsis sulphurea:
- a CDS encoding MCE family protein, protein MKRLTKHTAAGALAAVCALVLGGCGFSGIYDVPLPGGADLGDHPYQVKIQFQDVLDLVPQSGVKVNEVPVGQVKAIGLTPDGWHAEVTVEVNGDVKLPANALANVKQSSLLGEKYVELASPGADQAQGKLADGATIPLARTGRDVEVEEVLGALSMLLNGGGIAQLNTITKELNNVTAGREPDLKALLANANELVTNLDQQSANITRALDGLDRLSMTLRDQKDKLVGAVDNLGPGLGVLEQQRGQLVTMLNALSNLSGVATDTVNKSKADLVADLKALTPTLQKLGEAGNDLPKALELLLTYPFTDQAYNDVKGDYFNLFLKVDLNLKDIIDNLGRSRQNGLNGVLPVPGLTGGVAGTPANQPPPLPIPGPGGGNAKPPAVAGGPGGGNASSPNSGLSGLFGVLSGGAG, encoded by the coding sequence GTGAAGCGACTCACGAAGCACACCGCCGCCGGGGCACTCGCCGCGGTGTGCGCCCTCGTGCTTGGCGGCTGCGGGTTCTCCGGCATCTACGACGTGCCGCTGCCCGGCGGTGCCGATCTCGGCGACCACCCGTACCAGGTGAAGATCCAGTTCCAGGACGTGCTCGATCTGGTGCCGCAGTCCGGGGTCAAGGTGAACGAGGTCCCGGTCGGCCAGGTGAAGGCCATCGGGCTGACCCCGGACGGCTGGCACGCCGAGGTGACCGTGGAGGTCAACGGCGACGTCAAGCTGCCGGCGAACGCGCTGGCCAACGTGAAGCAGTCCAGCCTGCTCGGCGAGAAGTACGTCGAGCTGGCCTCGCCGGGCGCGGATCAGGCGCAGGGAAAGCTGGCCGACGGCGCGACCATCCCGCTCGCGCGCACCGGCCGCGACGTCGAAGTCGAAGAGGTCCTCGGCGCGTTGTCCATGCTGCTCAACGGCGGTGGCATCGCCCAGCTCAACACCATCACCAAGGAGCTCAACAACGTCACCGCCGGCCGGGAACCGGACCTCAAGGCGTTGCTGGCCAACGCGAACGAGCTGGTGACGAACCTCGATCAGCAGTCGGCGAACATCACCCGGGCGCTGGACGGGCTCGACCGGCTGTCCATGACCCTGCGCGATCAGAAGGACAAGCTGGTCGGCGCGGTGGACAACCTCGGGCCGGGGCTCGGTGTGCTGGAGCAGCAACGCGGTCAGCTGGTGACCATGCTGAACGCGCTGAGCAATCTCTCCGGCGTCGCCACCGACACGGTGAACAAGAGCAAGGCGGATCTGGTGGCCGATCTGAAGGCGCTGACACCGACGCTGCAGAAGCTCGGCGAAGCGGGCAACGACCTGCCGAAGGCACTGGAGTTGCTGCTCACCTACCCGTTCACCGATCAGGCCTACAACGACGTCAAGGGTGACTACTTCAACCTGTTCCTCAAGGTCGATCTGAACCTCAAGGACATCATCGACAATCTCGGCCGCAGCAGGCAGAACGGGCTGAACGGGGTGCTGCCGGTGCCCGGGCTGACCGGCGGGGTGGCCGGCACTCCCGCGAACCAGCCGCCGCCGCTGCCGATCCCCGGTCCGGGCGGCGGGA
- a CDS encoding MCE family protein → MTDTRFGQSLARGVTIAIVLALLIAGGLWWTLKDAGRNHLTAYFAGTVGLYEGNSVRMLGVDMGTVTKVQPMGNQVRVDLEYDRSVPVPADAKALIVAPSLVSDRYVQLAPAYTGGARISDGAVIGLDRTEVPLEVDQLAASLARVSETLGPNGANKNGSLSDLLNTAAKNLDGNGQALHDTISKLGQAAGTLAGNKDDLFQTVQNLGRFSQSLANSDGQVRQFEEQLAGVSGFLAGEKDDLAATVQQLGATLQTVQGFIERNRGRLKSNVDKLASVTKVLVDQRGSLAEILDIAPVALSNVVGAYNGSSGTLDARPLLNELTQPPLVMVCGLLKQTDVTKQLLGSACDGIAGLVDKLVPLPSVAQAVQAMENGKLPPLPLPLQGQVYGTGS, encoded by the coding sequence ATGACGGACACCCGCTTCGGCCAGTCGCTCGCGCGTGGCGTGACCATCGCGATCGTGCTCGCGCTCCTGATCGCCGGTGGGCTCTGGTGGACCCTCAAGGACGCCGGCCGCAACCACCTGACCGCCTACTTCGCCGGCACGGTCGGGCTGTACGAGGGCAACAGCGTGCGCATGCTCGGCGTCGACATGGGCACGGTGACCAAGGTCCAGCCGATGGGCAATCAGGTGCGGGTCGATCTGGAGTACGACCGCTCGGTGCCCGTGCCCGCCGACGCCAAGGCGCTGATCGTGGCCCCCTCGCTGGTCAGCGACCGGTACGTGCAGCTCGCCCCGGCCTACACCGGCGGTGCGCGGATCTCCGACGGCGCGGTGATCGGCCTCGACCGCACCGAGGTGCCGCTGGAGGTGGACCAGCTCGCCGCCAGCCTCGCCAGGGTGAGTGAGACGCTCGGCCCGAACGGCGCGAACAAGAACGGTTCACTGTCGGATCTGCTCAACACCGCGGCGAAGAACCTGGACGGCAACGGACAGGCCCTGCACGACACGATCAGCAAGCTCGGCCAGGCCGCCGGCACTTTGGCCGGGAACAAAGACGACCTGTTCCAGACCGTGCAGAACCTCGGCCGGTTTTCGCAGTCGCTGGCCAACAGCGACGGGCAGGTCCGCCAGTTCGAGGAGCAGCTGGCCGGGGTGAGCGGATTCCTGGCGGGGGAGAAGGACGATCTCGCCGCGACCGTGCAACAGCTGGGCGCCACGCTGCAGACCGTGCAGGGCTTCATCGAGCGCAATCGCGGCCGGTTGAAGTCCAATGTGGACAAGCTGGCCAGCGTCACCAAGGTGCTGGTGGACCAGCGCGGTTCGCTGGCCGAGATCCTGGACATCGCGCCGGTCGCACTGTCCAATGTGGTCGGTGCGTACAACGGCTCGTCCGGCACGCTGGACGCGCGGCCGCTGCTCAACGAGCTGACCCAGCCGCCGCTGGTGATGGTCTGCGGCCTGCTCAAGCAGACCGACGTGACCAAGCAGCTGCTCGGCTCCGCCTGCGACGGGATCGCCGGGCTGGTGGACAAGCTGGTCCCGCTGCCCTCGGTGGCGCAGGCCGTGCAGGCGATGGAAAACGGCAAGCTGCCCCCGCTGCCGCTTCCGTTGCAGGGCCAGGTCTACGGGACGGGGAGCTGA
- a CDS encoding MCE family protein, producing MKSFQKRNPIPIALIGIAVITLGFIAALNSDDLPVIGGGTTYSAEFSEAAGLTSENDVRVAGVKVGKVSEIKLDGASVKVSFKVKDAWLGDKTTAAIKIKTLLGQKYVSLDPQGAGMLDPAQPIPRDRTMSPYDVLDAFRGLSQTVDNINTGQLAQSFDAISQTFANTPQDVKGALSGLSKLSDTIAKRDSQLSTLLSNTRQVSQTLVDRDAEVQKLLTDGNQLLDEISKREQAIRALLDGSRALATQLQGLVDDNDKQLGPVLTQLDQLTSMLQRNQDSLAQGIAKFAPFIRVFNNTIGTGRWFDNYICGLVLPSVGPLNPEGCYGK from the coding sequence ATGAAGTCGTTCCAGAAGCGCAATCCGATCCCGATCGCCCTGATCGGGATCGCGGTGATCACGCTCGGCTTCATCGCCGCGCTCAACTCCGACGATCTGCCGGTGATCGGCGGCGGCACCACCTACAGCGCGGAGTTCTCCGAGGCGGCCGGGCTGACCTCGGAGAACGACGTGCGCGTTGCCGGGGTCAAGGTCGGCAAGGTGTCGGAGATCAAGCTGGACGGCGCCAGCGTCAAGGTCTCGTTCAAGGTCAAGGACGCCTGGCTCGGCGACAAGACGACCGCGGCGATCAAGATCAAGACCCTGCTCGGGCAGAAGTACGTGTCGCTCGACCCGCAAGGCGCGGGCATGCTCGACCCGGCCCAGCCGATCCCGCGGGATCGCACGATGTCCCCGTATGACGTGCTCGACGCCTTCCGCGGGCTGTCGCAGACGGTCGACAACATCAACACCGGCCAGCTCGCGCAGAGCTTCGACGCGATCAGCCAGACCTTCGCGAACACGCCGCAGGATGTGAAGGGCGCGCTGTCCGGGCTGTCGAAGCTGTCGGACACCATCGCCAAACGGGATTCGCAGCTGTCCACGTTGTTGTCCAATACCCGTCAGGTGTCGCAGACCCTGGTGGACCGGGACGCCGAGGTGCAGAAGCTGCTCACCGACGGCAATCAGCTGCTGGACGAGATCTCCAAGCGGGAGCAGGCGATCCGTGCCCTGCTCGACGGTTCCCGCGCGCTGGCCACCCAGCTGCAGGGCCTGGTGGACGACAACGACAAGCAGCTCGGCCCGGTGCTCACCCAGCTCGACCAGCTGACCTCGATGCTGCAGCGCAACCAGGACTCGCTGGCGCAGGGTATCGCCAAGTTCGCCCCGTTCATCCGGGTCTTCAACAACACCATCGGCACCGGGCGCTGGTTCGACAACTACATCTGCGGACTGGTGCTGCCCTCGGTCGGCCCGCTCAACCCGGAGGGGTGCTACGGCAAATGA
- a CDS encoding MCE family protein — MRGLLAPLLKLSIFVVVTVLCTTVLGISIANIDTSSTNDYSARFTDATLLLPNDDVRIAGVRVGQVKDVKIVDKRQAEVDFEVDSGRTLPAGVTAQIKFRNLVGQRYVSLGEGSDSSGATLQPGGDIPLERTTPALDLTELFNGFKPLFTALNPDDVNKLSYEIIQVLQGEGGTVESLLSHTASLATTIANKDQVIGEVIDNLTTVLDTVNAHTPQLNTLIVNLQQLVSGLAADRKPIGDAIEGLGTLANTTAGLLEDARRPLKDDISALGGLTTKLNQNEPLVEHFLQFLPKKAAALTKTADYGSWFNFYACEVKGSVSLPPLINQEINVPLMPSTRERCTG, encoded by the coding sequence GTGAGGGGCCTGCTTGCACCGCTGCTCAAGCTGAGCATCTTCGTGGTGGTCACGGTGCTGTGCACGACCGTGCTCGGGATCAGCATCGCGAACATCGACACCTCCAGCACCAACGACTACTCGGCGCGGTTCACCGACGCCACGCTGCTGCTGCCGAACGACGACGTGCGCATCGCCGGGGTGCGCGTCGGCCAGGTCAAGGACGTGAAGATCGTCGACAAGCGCCAGGCCGAGGTGGACTTCGAGGTGGACTCCGGGCGCACGCTGCCCGCGGGGGTCACCGCGCAGATCAAGTTCCGCAACCTGGTCGGCCAGCGTTACGTTTCGCTCGGCGAGGGCAGCGACTCCTCCGGTGCCACGCTCCAGCCGGGCGGCGACATCCCGCTCGAACGCACCACTCCGGCCCTGGACCTGACCGAGTTGTTCAACGGCTTCAAACCGCTGTTCACCGCGCTCAACCCGGACGACGTGAACAAGCTGTCCTACGAGATCATCCAGGTGCTGCAAGGCGAAGGCGGCACGGTGGAAAGCCTGTTGTCGCACACCGCTTCGCTGGCCACCACCATCGCGAACAAGGACCAGGTGATCGGTGAGGTCATCGACAACCTCACCACGGTGCTGGACACGGTCAACGCGCACACCCCGCAGCTGAACACGCTGATCGTCAACCTCCAGCAGCTGGTGTCCGGGCTGGCCGCGGACCGCAAGCCGATCGGCGACGCGATCGAGGGCCTCGGCACCCTCGCGAACACCACCGCCGGGCTGCTGGAGGACGCGCGCCGGCCGCTCAAGGACGACATTTCCGCGCTGGGCGGCCTCACCACGAAGCTGAACCAGAACGAACCCCTGGTCGAGCACTTTCTCCAGTTCCTGCCGAAGAAGGCGGCCGCGCTGACCAAGACCGCGGACTACGGCTCGTGGTTCAACTTCTACGCCTGCGAGGTCAAGGGGAGTGTCTCGCTGCCGCCGTTGATCAACCAGGAGATCAACGTGCCGCTGATGCCCTCCACGCGGGAGAGGTGCACCGGATGA
- a CDS encoding MCE family protein — MSAGATLRRRLLGLLLVALLVGGIALSIALYDKAFSKFVTVKLEAGEIGNQLLEQSDVKVRGLIVGTVKSISATPTGAELTLDLNPDSVDLIPRNVSARFLPKTLFGERYVSLEIPQDPAAKSLAQGDVIPQDRTSSAVELEQALAHLMPVLQAVRPQKLSSTLTAISTALEGRGKPLGETLSQLGDYLGELNPHEPQLQHDLKALAEFSDHLGSSAPDLVQSLDNLSTTTRTVVDEQQQLSNLYGSLTTASQDLQAFLQANSQNLISLAHTARPTAELLAKYAPEYPCVMGQMAKMVPVIDKALGKGSNEPGLHANLEIVVNRGAYQPGEEPRADDKRGPRCYDLDPAQNPFPQEPPDGPLKDGTKHPTSPNSVGQGVNPASFKADSGGFDGGGAAGGNPANSAAENNFLGALIGPELGMSQSRFPGWGSLLVGPLYRGAEVRVK, encoded by the coding sequence ATGAGCGCGGGCGCGACGCTGCGTCGCAGGTTGCTCGGCCTGCTCCTGGTGGCCCTGCTGGTGGGCGGGATCGCGCTCAGTATCGCGTTGTACGACAAGGCTTTCTCCAAGTTCGTCACGGTGAAGCTGGAGGCCGGCGAGATCGGCAACCAGCTGCTCGAACAATCGGACGTGAAGGTGCGCGGGCTGATTGTCGGTACGGTCAAGTCGATCAGCGCGACGCCCACCGGGGCGGAGCTGACTCTCGACCTGAACCCGGACTCGGTGGACCTGATCCCGCGGAACGTGTCCGCGCGGTTCCTGCCGAAGACCTTGTTCGGGGAGCGCTACGTTTCGCTGGAGATCCCGCAGGATCCGGCGGCGAAGAGCCTCGCGCAGGGCGACGTGATCCCGCAGGACCGGACGTCGAGCGCGGTCGAGCTGGAACAGGCGCTGGCCCATCTGATGCCGGTGCTGCAGGCGGTGCGGCCGCAGAAGCTGTCCAGCACACTGACCGCGATCTCCACCGCGCTGGAAGGCCGGGGCAAGCCGCTGGGTGAGACGTTGTCGCAGCTGGGCGACTACCTCGGCGAGCTGAATCCGCACGAGCCCCAGCTGCAGCACGACCTCAAGGCGCTCGCGGAGTTCTCCGATCATCTCGGCTCCTCCGCCCCGGATCTGGTGCAGAGCCTGGACAATCTGAGCACCACCACCCGCACGGTGGTGGACGAGCAGCAGCAGTTGTCGAACCTCTACGGCAGCCTCACCACCGCCTCGCAGGACCTGCAGGCGTTCCTGCAGGCCAACTCCCAGAACCTGATCAGTCTCGCGCACACCGCGCGCCCGACGGCCGAGCTGCTGGCCAAATACGCGCCGGAGTACCCGTGCGTGATGGGGCAGATGGCGAAGATGGTCCCGGTGATCGACAAGGCGCTCGGCAAGGGCAGCAACGAGCCGGGCCTGCACGCGAACCTCGAAATCGTGGTGAACCGCGGGGCCTACCAGCCCGGTGAGGAGCCGCGGGCGGACGACAAGCGCGGCCCGCGCTGCTACGACCTCGACCCGGCGCAGAACCCGTTCCCGCAGGAGCCGCCGGACGGTCCGCTCAAGGACGGCACGAAACACCCCACCTCGCCGAATTCGGTGGGCCAGGGCGTGAACCCGGCCAGCTTCAAGGCCGACTCCGGTGGTTTCGACGGCGGTGGCGCGGCGGGCGGCAACCCGGCGAATTCGGCCGCGGAGAACAACTTCCTGGGTGCGCTGATCGGTCCGGAGCTGGGCATGTCGCAGAGCCGGTTCCCGGGCTGGGGCTCGCTGCTGGTCGGCCCGCTGTACCGGGGTGCGGAGGTGAGGGTCAAGTGA
- a CDS encoding MlaE family ABC transporter permease yields the protein MTFIAGAKRLAHRPLETLDALGDQMSFYGRALLWVPRTLRRYLREVLRLLAEVSFGSGSLAVIGGTVGVMVGLTLFTGVLVGIQGFSALNSIGTSAFTGFLTAFFNTREIAPLVAGLALSATVGAGFTAQLGAMRISEEIDALEVMGVPSLPYLVTTRIIAGFVAVIPLYIIGLLSSYLASRLVVIYIYGQSAGTYDHYFDLFLPPEDVLYSFIKVLIFSVLIILSHCYFGYRATGGPAGVGVAVGRAVRLSIVTVSIVNFFIGFAIWGTDVTVRIAG from the coding sequence ATGACGTTCATCGCGGGTGCGAAGCGGCTGGCCCACCGGCCGCTGGAGACGCTGGACGCGCTCGGCGACCAGATGTCCTTCTACGGCCGCGCGTTGCTGTGGGTTCCGCGGACGCTGCGCCGGTATCTGCGGGAGGTGCTGCGGCTGCTGGCCGAGGTCAGCTTCGGGTCCGGCTCGCTGGCGGTCATCGGCGGCACGGTCGGTGTGATGGTCGGCCTGACCCTGTTCACCGGGGTGCTCGTCGGTATCCAGGGCTTCTCGGCGCTGAACTCGATCGGCACCTCGGCGTTCACCGGCTTTCTCACCGCGTTCTTCAACACCCGGGAAATCGCGCCGCTGGTGGCCGGGCTGGCCTTGTCCGCGACGGTCGGCGCCGGTTTCACCGCGCAACTGGGCGCAATGCGTATCTCCGAAGAGATCGACGCGCTCGAAGTGATGGGTGTGCCGAGCCTGCCGTATCTGGTCACCACGCGGATCATCGCCGGGTTCGTCGCGGTGATCCCGCTCTACATCATCGGCCTGCTCAGCTCGTATCTGGCTTCGCGGCTGGTGGTCATCTATATCTACGGTCAGTCGGCGGGTACCTACGATCATTACTTCGATCTGTTCTTGCCACCGGAGGACGTGCTCTATTCGTTCATCAAGGTGCTCATCTTCAGCGTCCTGATCATCCTTTCCCACTGCTACTTCGGGTATCGGGCCACCGGCGGGCCCGCCGGGGTGGGGGTGGCCGTGGGCCGGGCCGTGCGGCTGTCCATCGTCACGGTCTCGATCGTGAACTTCTTCATCGGTTTCGCCATCTGGGGGACCGATGTCACGGTGAGGATCGCCGGATGA
- a CDS encoding MlaE family ABC transporter permease: MLRETGNLFALGLDIVRGMFQRPFQFREFIQQAWFVASVTILPTALVAIPFGAVISLQFGALARQLGAQSYTGAGSVLATVQQASPLVTALLVAGAGGSAVCADIGARTIREEIDAMEVLGVSAVQRLIVPRTLAMMLVALLLNGMVSVIGVLGGYLFNVVLQGGTPGAYLSSFSALAQLPDLWVGELKAVIFGFLAAVVAAYRGLHPRGGPKGVGDAVNQSVVITFLLLFVVNFVITLIYLQIVPGKLD; the protein is encoded by the coding sequence ATGCTCCGGGAGACCGGGAATCTCTTCGCTCTCGGTCTCGACATCGTGCGGGGCATGTTCCAGCGCCCGTTCCAGTTCCGGGAGTTCATCCAGCAGGCGTGGTTCGTCGCGAGCGTGACGATCCTGCCCACCGCGCTGGTCGCGATCCCGTTCGGTGCGGTCATCTCGCTCCAGTTCGGGGCGCTGGCCCGCCAGCTGGGCGCGCAGTCCTACACCGGGGCCGGTTCGGTGCTGGCCACGGTGCAGCAGGCCAGCCCGCTGGTCACCGCGCTGCTGGTGGCCGGCGCGGGGGGCAGCGCGGTCTGTGCCGACATCGGCGCGCGCACCATCCGCGAGGAGATCGACGCGATGGAGGTGCTGGGCGTGTCCGCGGTCCAGCGCCTGATCGTGCCGCGCACGCTCGCGATGATGCTGGTTGCGTTGCTGCTCAACGGAATGGTCAGCGTGATCGGCGTGCTCGGCGGTTACCTGTTCAACGTGGTGCTGCAGGGCGGTACCCCGGGCGCTTACCTGTCCAGTTTTTCCGCGCTGGCACAGCTGCCCGACCTGTGGGTCGGGGAACTCAAGGCCGTGATCTTCGGCTTCCTCGCCGCGGTGGTCGCCGCCTACCGCGGGCTGCACCCGCGCGGCGGCCCGAAGGGCGTCGGGGACGCGGTGAACCAGTCCGTGGTCATCACGTTCCTGCTGCTGTTCGTGGTCAACTTCGTGATCACCCTGATCTACCTGCAGATCGTGCCCGGAAAGCTGGACTGA
- a CDS encoding ABC transporter ATP-binding protein: MGAEVVIEGLTKSFGRQTIWRDVTLTLPPGEVSAMLGPSGTGKSVFLKSMIGLLKPDRGRCVINGVDIVTCSEHKLYEIRKLFGVLFQDGALFGSMNLFDNVAFPLREHTKKSETEIRRIVLEKLEMTGLAGAEKKLPGEISGGMRKRAGLARALVLDPEIVLVDEPDSGLDPVRTTYISQLFLDVNAQIDATFLIVSHNINLARTVPDNLGMLFRKELVMFGPREVLLTSDEPVVAQFLNGRKQGPIGMSEEKDSATMAREAAEAEAGHGDTLNEDVRGVVPQMQVSPGVPERAGARRRMDRVMGILHTLPPAAQEGIIESLTPEQQHHYDVRPQAPAHRPGPEDAQQLPGLDTPVPDQHQGRLPADQVARIPGSAGGPPRHGQGGA; this comes from the coding sequence ATGGGTGCCGAGGTGGTCATCGAAGGTCTGACCAAGTCCTTCGGCAGGCAGACCATCTGGCGGGACGTGACGCTGACCCTGCCGCCCGGTGAGGTCTCGGCGATGCTCGGCCCGTCGGGAACCGGCAAATCGGTGTTCCTGAAGTCGATGATCGGCCTGCTCAAGCCCGATCGCGGGCGCTGCGTGATCAACGGCGTGGACATCGTGACCTGTTCCGAGCACAAGCTGTACGAGATCCGCAAACTGTTCGGGGTGCTGTTCCAGGACGGCGCGTTGTTCGGTTCGATGAATCTGTTCGACAACGTGGCGTTTCCGTTGCGGGAGCACACGAAGAAGTCGGAGACCGAGATCCGCCGGATCGTGCTGGAAAAGCTGGAGATGACCGGTTTGGCGGGGGCGGAGAAGAAGCTGCCGGGGGAGATCTCCGGCGGAATGCGCAAACGGGCCGGGCTGGCCAGGGCATTGGTGCTGGATCCGGAGATCGTTCTGGTGGACGAGCCGGACTCGGGTCTGGACCCGGTGCGCACCACGTATATCTCGCAGCTGTTCCTGGACGTGAACGCGCAGATCGACGCGACCTTCCTGATCGTGTCGCACAACATCAACCTGGCCCGCACGGTGCCGGACAACCTGGGCATGCTCTTCCGCAAGGAGCTGGTCATGTTCGGCCCGCGCGAGGTGCTGCTGACCAGCGACGAGCCGGTGGTGGCGCAATTTCTCAACGGGCGCAAGCAAGGTCCGATCGGGATGTCCGAGGAGAAGGACTCCGCGACGATGGCGCGCGAGGCGGCCGAGGCCGAGGCGGGTCACGGTGACACGCTGAACGAGGACGTGCGCGGGGTCGTGCCGCAGATGCAGGTCAGCCCGGGGGTTCCGGAACGCGCGGGCGCCCGGCGCCGGATGGACCGTGTGATGGGGATCCTGCACACGCTGCCGCCTGCCGCGCAGGAGGGCATCATCGAATCCCTCACCCCGGAGCAACAGCACCACTACGACGTGCGGCCGCAGGCTCCGGCGCACCGGCCCGGCCCGGAGGACGCCCAGCAGCTGCCCGGTCTCGACACGCCGGTGCCGGACCAGCACCAGGGCCGGCTGCCCGCCGATCAGGTCGCCCGCATCCCGGGCAGTGCCGGCGGGCCGCCACGGCACGGGCAGGGTGGCGCGTGA
- the rplL gene encoding 50S ribosomal protein L7/L12 — protein MAKLSTAELIDAFKELTLLELSDFVKEFEEVFDVTAAAPAAVVAAAPGAAAPAAVEEQDEFDVVLESAGDKKIQVIKVVREVVSGLGLKEAKELVEAAPKALLEKVDKDAANAAKEKLEAAGAKIAIK, from the coding sequence ATGGCGAAGCTGAGCACCGCCGAGCTGATCGACGCCTTCAAGGAGCTGACCCTCCTTGAGCTGTCGGACTTCGTGAAGGAGTTCGAAGAGGTCTTCGACGTGACCGCCGCCGCGCCGGCCGCCGTCGTCGCCGCTGCCCCGGGTGCCGCCGCCCCGGCCGCCGTCGAGGAGCAGGACGAGTTCGACGTCGTCCTCGAGTCCGCCGGTGACAAGAAGATCCAGGTCATCAAGGTCGTCCGCGAGGTCGTCTCGGGCCTGGGCCTGAAGGAGGCCAAGGAGCTGGTCGAGGCCGCCCCGAAGGCGCTGCTGGAGAAGGTGGACAAGGACGCCGCCAACGCCGCCAAGGAGAAGCTCGAGGCCGCGGGCGCCAAGATCGCCATCAAGTGA
- the rplJ gene encoding 50S ribosomal protein L10, translating into MAKPDKVAAVAEIAESFRSSSATVVTQYTGLSVSQLSQLRRALGTSAKYRVAKNTLVKRAAEDAGVQGLDDLFVGATAIAFVKGEPVDAAKALRDFAKDNNALVIKGGYMDGKALSVAEIGKIADLESREVLLSKAAGAFKAKLSQAAALFQAPASQVARLAAALEDKQRNATGTEAAEAPAES; encoded by the coding sequence ATGGCGAAGCCCGACAAGGTGGCGGCCGTCGCCGAGATCGCGGAGAGCTTCCGCAGCAGCTCGGCCACCGTTGTCACCCAGTACACCGGCCTCTCCGTGTCCCAGCTGTCCCAGCTGCGCCGCGCTCTCGGCACCAGTGCCAAGTACCGGGTCGCGAAGAACACCCTCGTCAAGCGCGCCGCCGAGGACGCCGGTGTCCAGGGTCTGGACGACCTGTTCGTCGGTGCCACCGCGATCGCCTTCGTCAAGGGTGAGCCGGTCGACGCCGCGAAGGCGCTTCGCGACTTCGCGAAGGACAACAACGCGCTTGTGATCAAGGGCGGCTACATGGACGGCAAAGCGCTGTCCGTGGCCGAGATCGGCAAGATCGCCGACCTCGAAAGCCGTGAGGTGCTGCTCTCCAAGGCAGCGGGCGCGTTCAAGGCGAAGCTGTCCCAGGCCGCCGCGCTGTTCCAGGCGCCGGCGTCCCAGGTCGCCCGCCTGGCTGCCGCGCTGGAGGACAAGCAGCGCAACGCCACCGGTACCGAAGCAGCCGAAGCACCCGCCGAGAGCTGA
- a CDS encoding alpha/beta fold hydrolase, translated as MPTTFTAPDGLLLSYTVWEGDGRHRRPVVLHHGFAADAEVTWVRPGVVRTLVDAGFTVIAPDARGHGASGKPHDPAAYGESVMAADLSALLDELNLTEVSLAGYSMGAIVALLAATNDRRVRCLAVGGVGAGIVDFGGVDARVVDREQIAAGLLARDRADVLPAARPFRRLARRTGGDVAALAAVLRATSHEPIRLSGLSVPTLVLAGESDELAANPERLAATIAGARLVRVPGDHMAAVADPAFASALADFFAYSDTGESRLAISSLA; from the coding sequence ATGCCGACGACGTTCACCGCTCCCGACGGGCTCCTGCTGAGCTACACGGTGTGGGAGGGCGACGGCCGGCATCGCCGTCCCGTAGTGCTGCATCACGGCTTCGCGGCCGACGCTGAGGTCACCTGGGTGCGCCCGGGAGTGGTGCGCACCCTGGTCGACGCCGGGTTCACCGTGATCGCGCCGGACGCGCGCGGGCACGGCGCCTCCGGAAAGCCGCACGACCCGGCCGCCTATGGCGAATCCGTGATGGCCGCGGACCTCTCGGCCCTGCTCGACGAGTTGAACCTGACCGAGGTGTCGCTGGCCGGCTACTCGATGGGCGCGATCGTCGCTCTGCTGGCCGCCACGAACGACCGGCGCGTGCGCTGCCTCGCGGTGGGCGGGGTCGGCGCGGGCATCGTGGACTTCGGCGGGGTCGACGCCCGGGTGGTGGACCGCGAGCAGATCGCGGCCGGCCTGCTCGCCCGGGACCGCGCGGACGTGCTTCCCGCCGCCCGCCCGTTCCGCCGCCTCGCCCGCCGCACCGGCGGCGACGTGGCCGCGCTGGCCGCGGTCCTGCGGGCCACCTCGCACGAACCGATCCGGCTGTCCGGGCTGTCCGTGCCGACCCTCGTGCTGGCCGGCGAATCCGACGAGCTGGCGGCGAACCCGGAACGCCTCGCGGCCACCATCGCCGGTGCCCGCCTGGTCCGCGTGCCGGGCGACCACATGGCCGCGGTGGCCGATCCGGCGTTCGCCTCGGCACTGGCGGACTTCTTCGCCTACTCGGACACCGGTGAGTCCCGGCTGGCGATCAGCTCACTGGCCTGA